One Seleniivibrio woodruffii DNA window includes the following coding sequences:
- a CDS encoding MFS transporter: MKRHGDGFIYLFAVNFLITFGFAAGDSLFSIYFQEKGAGGMILGLAFTLYSLSKIGTGPLIGKLADRFRADFIMFFALAVYALIAVSYVFVQDRNLIVVMRILQGAACGMFRPVMVYLLNGIGENTDGKLFGRFDLAFYAALATAPLAGGLIAEHWGMSGVYILVSFCCLTALFLFFLFSGLHSSVPKFCFKQTPQKSGRRHSVLLAYIFCRGWGIASAAAFLPVYLSGIGASVSQTGAILCAASAVTAFMLPFTGSMADSFRKETLVIVGGAASSFILMLFPLVPSYQGLFVLSLAGGFFSAVSQPACSVLLISRTERAVLGVTLGRFNASMNAGFAAGPLVSSLCYTLWGVSSVFLVSGLLGAASSALFCLGGLGEDCRYSSVE; this comes from the coding sequence ATGAAAAGACATGGTGACGGTTTTATTTATCTTTTTGCCGTTAATTTCCTGATTACTTTCGGTTTTGCAGCCGGAGACAGTCTCTTTTCGATCTATTTTCAGGAAAAAGGGGCTGGAGGAATGATTCTCGGGTTGGCGTTCACTCTGTATTCCCTCTCAAAGATAGGTACCGGTCCACTCATAGGCAAGCTGGCGGACAGATTCCGAGCTGACTTCATAATGTTTTTTGCGCTGGCTGTTTATGCTCTGATAGCAGTTTCTTATGTTTTTGTTCAGGACAGAAACCTCATTGTGGTCATGCGCATACTTCAGGGGGCAGCCTGCGGCATGTTCCGCCCTGTGATGGTGTATCTTCTCAACGGTATCGGGGAGAATACAGACGGTAAACTCTTCGGACGTTTCGATCTTGCATTTTACGCTGCTCTTGCAACAGCTCCTCTTGCCGGAGGGCTGATAGCCGAGCACTGGGGCATGAGCGGTGTTTACATATTGGTTTCCTTTTGCTGTCTGACAGCACTTTTCCTCTTTTTCCTCTTTTCAGGGCTTCATAGTTCAGTTCCAAAATTCTGTTTCAAGCAGACACCTCAAAAAAGCGGCCGCAGACATTCTGTCCTCTTGGCATACATTTTCTGCCGGGGGTGGGGGATAGCGTCTGCGGCGGCGTTTCTGCCTGTGTATCTGAGCGGCATAGGTGCATCCGTGTCCCAGACGGGAGCCATACTCTGTGCGGCTTCCGCAGTGACGGCCTTTATGCTGCCGTTCACGGGTTCTATGGCGGACAGCTTCCGCAAGGAGACGCTGGTTATTGTGGGAGGAGCCGCAAGTTCGTTCATTCTGATGCTTTTTCCGCTTGTCCCTTCATATCAGGGCTTGTTTGTACTCTCCCTTGCGGGAGGTTTCTTCAGCGCAGTGTCACAGCCTGCCTGCTCGGTTCTGCTTATCAGCAGAACGGAACGTGCCGTTCTCGGCGTTACCCTCGGCAGGTTCAATGCAAGCATGAATGCAGGGTTTGCCGCCGGACCGCTTGTCAGCTCACTCTGTTACACTCTCTGGGGAGTCTCTTCAGTATTTCTGGTTTCCGGGCTTCTC